A region of Fibrobacter succinogenes subsp. succinogenes S85 DNA encodes the following proteins:
- a CDS encoding RecQ family ATP-dependent DNA helicase, translating to MADFSKFLFFDLEYNPETQKVREYGYILGEEEVRERNTAKLEQAASKAKYIVGHNVLRHDAPILRQYFSIDFPNIHALDTLMLSSLLFPRKPYHKLRKEYLHNEDEPSNPLEDTKLCKKLLEDCIKKWDNYPWQLQYLLFQFLKNEPGFAPFFELVDTPNPIKLRLKLSEIQHWFTENYEKTICLRQNFQNEWAAYRAEWCFLLTLFHEEGPSDYVPHWVRYQYPHLENILHRRRLVPCGNPQCPYCSEQLNSTKQLKKWFGFDNFRSFNGEQVPLQQQVVESAMRGESLLAVFPTGGGKSMTFQLPALIAGTQIGALTVVISPIVALMKDQVDVLEKRRQIGDAAYINSMLSPAERKDVIEKVNNGEKNILYISPESLRSNTTFNLLKHRRVERIVVDEAHCFSGWGHDFRVDYLYLADFLKDLQKEKNLETPIPVSCFTATAKQSVVDDICNYFKERLNLDLIKFISPAKRTNLTYKVLESSESPNERRKQLVNVLRDYNGPKIIYASKVKTTESLAEELHNRGFASACYNGKMESEKKMTIQDQFQNGEVDTMVATTAFGMGVDKDNVELVAHYEISSTLENYVQEAGRAGRDPKLQASCIALFNPKDLDTNFQILQQSKLSAQEISAVWRVLKKAAGNQNRLIMSALEIADQCGWTEKETDASVNTTKVKLAILVLEEQGFLKRKRNRTQMYGSSITVESAEQAREAIGSDKIEILNSVESIAYRIIHHIISKRWTRSPECALDELTVNLGLTREQANDGLRLLRSLHLLNEDDDWSARLQRKGNDTPRSLLKAAYELQEELLKACEGKGINDRFVLDMTKLNSLLNQRGDAVGASTSRRNLFIFRGILRYWAHESVAEIHLVEAGHQVYQIEFLVPPESVKENLRKQWKLFDKVIDTLIEMQKEQTRQNGNIVWFSLNGLMKRMYKEKGEIAVARIEKQKQLEYALLFLHLVGSITLDHGLVVFYTGLVMELNPEAKQRNFTAKDFEMLNTHYKHKAEAIHIVGEYAKMMLIDEKAAQQLLDDYFVMDIADFRLKYMQGIEQMESVSDELKRKIESVNDEQRKIIKSRKKHILVGAGPGSGKTHLLVHKVASLLWIEEAKPDSILCLTYTRAACRELKKRLFDLAGPLAAKVNITTFHSLAFSILGVQGNKKALENADDVVSKAAELLESGEEAGVGAPTVILVDEFQDLSAGEYRLLRALYDLGEKDPRVIVVGDDDQSIFAFRGSSSEYFQKFADEFPNTEKFYLTTNYRSVAGLVRANAKLLELMTERVKEGSQQLALKHSQAELAFYEEGDKATAAFGAAEILAQKFKSNPTESYCILTRENAEAFLAAAKLEEKQVPYRMLKGRDKDKCPIEKTREILGFYAILQEDPRVGKFPWSAKEFKRIAEDYKTSHPTESSFELLDALIDDFIETETACGEDSITLGDFNQYLSEVSYSDFSSKNMGAVSIGTMHSAKGLEWDNVILALGSWVLKDADEKKAQENYRLLYVAATRAKKSLTIIGDEKMLPHEWISHFAKQGKVNSVKIPNVLHIETGLSDVNLGHLLENEKNRNRVRYIQSKLETSSLQSDVSVNFSQEFHNYNTNINGRLIAAFSNDFSKKCIAYLQRYGYKPTTTATLSQVVRWTSDDGQETWVPLFRVEFAKDSINK from the coding sequence ATGGCTGATTTTAGCAAATTCTTATTTTTTGATTTGGAATACAATCCCGAAACACAAAAGGTTCGGGAATACGGCTATATTCTAGGCGAAGAAGAAGTTCGTGAAAGAAATACTGCAAAACTAGAACAAGCAGCATCAAAAGCAAAATACATCGTAGGGCACAATGTACTTCGTCACGACGCCCCAATACTCCGGCAATATTTTTCTATTGATTTTCCAAACATCCATGCGCTCGACACTTTAATGTTGTCATCGTTATTGTTTCCTCGCAAGCCTTACCACAAACTACGCAAGGAATATCTGCATAATGAAGACGAACCTTCGAACCCGTTGGAAGACACCAAGCTTTGCAAGAAGCTGTTAGAGGACTGCATTAAAAAATGGGATAATTATCCGTGGCAGCTCCAATATCTACTATTTCAATTTCTAAAAAACGAGCCTGGTTTTGCGCCATTTTTCGAACTTGTCGATACGCCAAATCCGATAAAACTACGTTTAAAGCTGTCAGAAATACAACATTGGTTTACCGAAAACTACGAAAAAACGATATGCCTTCGCCAAAACTTTCAAAACGAATGGGCTGCATATCGTGCTGAATGGTGTTTTCTTTTAACACTTTTTCATGAAGAAGGGCCTAGCGATTACGTACCACATTGGGTGCGATACCAATATCCGCATCTTGAAAACATTTTGCATCGCAGGCGACTTGTTCCCTGTGGCAACCCGCAATGTCCTTATTGTTCCGAACAACTAAACTCCACCAAACAGTTAAAGAAATGGTTTGGTTTTGACAATTTTCGTTCTTTTAACGGAGAACAAGTTCCTCTGCAACAACAAGTCGTCGAATCGGCAATGCGAGGAGAATCTTTGTTAGCGGTATTCCCGACTGGTGGCGGAAAATCCATGACGTTCCAGCTACCCGCATTAATTGCAGGAACACAAATAGGAGCGCTTACAGTTGTAATATCTCCTATTGTTGCACTAATGAAAGACCAAGTTGACGTACTCGAAAAACGAAGACAGATTGGAGACGCGGCCTACATAAACTCAATGCTATCGCCAGCCGAAAGAAAAGATGTCATTGAGAAAGTCAACAATGGCGAAAAGAATATTCTTTACATTTCACCAGAGTCATTGCGTTCCAATACGACATTCAATTTATTGAAGCACAGACGCGTAGAACGAATCGTCGTTGACGAGGCACACTGTTTTAGCGGTTGGGGACATGATTTTAGAGTCGACTATCTTTACTTAGCAGATTTTCTAAAAGATTTGCAAAAAGAAAAGAATCTTGAAACTCCGATTCCCGTAAGTTGTTTTACGGCTACAGCAAAGCAATCTGTGGTAGACGATATTTGCAACTATTTCAAGGAACGTCTTAATCTTGATTTAATCAAGTTCATTAGCCCAGCCAAACGAACAAACCTGACATACAAAGTTCTTGAATCTTCGGAATCACCTAACGAACGTCGTAAACAATTAGTAAATGTTCTTCGTGATTACAATGGTCCTAAAATCATTTACGCATCCAAGGTCAAGACTACAGAATCTCTAGCCGAAGAATTACACAACCGCGGTTTTGCAAGTGCCTGCTATAATGGCAAAATGGAATCCGAAAAGAAGATGACCATTCAAGACCAATTCCAAAATGGTGAAGTCGACACAATGGTCGCAACAACCGCATTTGGAATGGGCGTTGATAAAGACAATGTTGAGTTAGTTGCTCATTACGAAATTTCAAGTACGCTTGAAAATTATGTTCAAGAAGCGGGACGTGCAGGTCGTGATCCCAAATTGCAAGCAAGCTGTATTGCACTATTCAATCCAAAAGATCTCGACACAAATTTTCAAATTCTTCAGCAATCTAAACTTTCTGCACAAGAAATTTCTGCTGTTTGGCGAGTACTTAAAAAGGCAGCAGGTAATCAAAATCGTTTGATTATGTCGGCACTTGAAATTGCCGACCAATGCGGATGGACTGAAAAAGAAACGGACGCCAGCGTTAACACAACAAAAGTCAAGCTAGCCATTCTCGTTTTGGAAGAACAAGGATTCCTAAAACGTAAACGCAATAGAACCCAAATGTACGGTTCTTCTATTACAGTAGAATCCGCAGAGCAAGCCCGAGAAGCTATAGGCTCCGATAAAATTGAAATTCTTAATTCGGTAGAAAGCATTGCATACCGAATCATTCACCACATCATCAGCAAACGTTGGACACGATCTCCTGAATGCGCTCTTGACGAGCTCACTGTCAATCTAGGCTTAACAAGAGAGCAAGCCAACGACGGCTTACGTTTGCTGCGTTCATTACACCTTCTTAATGAAGACGATGACTGGAGCGCAAGATTACAAAGAAAAGGGAACGACACACCTCGTTCACTCTTAAAAGCGGCATACGAACTACAAGAGGAACTATTAAAAGCTTGTGAAGGCAAGGGAATTAACGATCGGTTTGTGTTAGACATGACCAAACTCAATTCCCTGTTGAACCAAAGAGGCGATGCAGTTGGTGCATCAACATCACGTCGCAATCTTTTCATATTCCGTGGTATTTTACGCTATTGGGCACATGAAAGTGTCGCCGAAATTCATCTTGTAGAAGCGGGTCACCAAGTTTATCAAATTGAGTTTCTTGTTCCGCCTGAATCCGTCAAAGAAAATCTCAGAAAGCAATGGAAATTATTTGACAAAGTCATTGACACCTTGATAGAAATGCAAAAGGAACAGACTCGCCAAAATGGAAATATTGTCTGGTTCTCTTTGAATGGCTTAATGAAAAGAATGTACAAGGAAAAAGGTGAAATAGCTGTCGCTCGCATTGAGAAGCAAAAGCAGCTTGAATATGCACTTCTTTTCTTACATCTTGTTGGTTCTATCACGCTAGATCATGGTCTTGTTGTTTTCTATACCGGACTTGTCATGGAATTAAATCCAGAGGCAAAGCAACGGAATTTCACAGCCAAAGATTTTGAAATGCTCAACACTCATTATAAGCACAAGGCTGAAGCTATTCACATTGTTGGCGAATATGCAAAGATGATGCTTATTGATGAAAAAGCGGCACAACAATTGCTAGACGATTACTTCGTCATGGATATAGCGGATTTCCGTCTAAAATATATGCAAGGCATAGAACAGATGGAATCCGTATCCGATGAATTAAAACGAAAAATAGAAAGTGTCAATGACGAACAGCGCAAGATTATCAAAAGCCGTAAAAAGCACATTCTCGTAGGTGCAGGTCCAGGCTCGGGAAAAACGCACTTACTCGTCCATAAAGTAGCCTCTCTTTTATGGATTGAAGAAGCAAAGCCAGATTCAATCTTGTGTCTAACATATACTCGCGCAGCATGTCGCGAGCTGAAGAAACGTTTATTCGATTTAGCAGGCCCTTTAGCAGCAAAGGTAAATATCACCACCTTCCATTCGCTCGCCTTTTCAATTTTAGGAGTACAAGGAAACAAAAAAGCGCTTGAAAATGCAGACGATGTCGTATCCAAAGCAGCAGAGCTTTTAGAATCAGGCGAAGAAGCCGGTGTAGGAGCACCCACAGTTATCTTGGTCGACGAATTTCAGGACCTATCCGCAGGAGAATATCGCTTATTACGAGCCCTATATGATTTAGGAGAAAAAGATCCTCGCGTTATCGTAGTTGGCGATGACGATCAAAGTATTTTCGCGTTCCGAGGAAGTTCCTCCGAATACTTCCAAAAATTTGCCGACGAATTTCCTAATACAGAAAAATTCTATCTAACAACTAATTACCGTTCCGTTGCTGGTCTCGTCCGAGCAAATGCAAAATTACTCGAATTGATGACAGAACGCGTAAAAGAAGGTTCTCAACAACTCGCTTTAAAGCATAGCCAAGCCGAGCTTGCATTTTACGAAGAAGGAGACAAGGCAACTGCAGCATTCGGCGCAGCTGAAATTCTTGCACAAAAATTCAAATCAAATCCAACTGAGTCTTACTGCATTTTAACCCGAGAAAATGCAGAAGCGTTCTTGGCTGCAGCGAAGCTTGAAGAAAAACAAGTTCCATATCGAATGTTAAAAGGCCGAGATAAGGACAAATGCCCCATTGAGAAGACTCGAGAAATTTTAGGTTTCTACGCCATTCTTCAAGAAGATCCAAGAGTGGGAAAATTTCCGTGGAGCGCAAAAGAATTTAAACGCATAGCCGAGGACTATAAAACAAGCCACCCAACAGAAAGCTCCTTTGAACTTTTAGATGCACTAATAGATGATTTTATCGAAACAGAAACTGCTTGTGGTGAAGATTCTATTACTCTAGGCGACTTCAATCAATATTTAAGCGAAGTATCTTACAGCGATTTTTCATCAAAAAACATGGGCGCAGTTTCTATTGGAACAATGCATAGTGCAAAAGGACTTGAATGGGATAATGTTATTCTCGCATTAGGCTCTTGGGTTCTGAAAGATGCCGATGAAAAGAAGGCTCAGGAAAATTATCGCTTGCTATATGTCGCAGCCACCCGTGCAAAGAAAAGCCTAACTATTATCGGCGATGAGAAAATGCTACCACATGAATGGATTAGCCACTTTGCAAAACAAGGTAAAGTCAATAGTGTAAAAATTCCGAATGTTTTGCACATTGAAACAGGACTCAGTGATGTCAATCTTGGGCATCTTCTTGAAAATGAAAAAAACAGAAATCGAGTTCGATATATTCAAAGCAAACTTGAAACATCATCCCTACAAAGCGATGTCAGCGTAAATTTCAGTCAAGAATTTCACAACTACAATACAAATATTAACGGAAGGCTGATTGCGGCATTCTCTAACGACTTTTCAAAAAAATGTATCGCATACCTGCAAAGGTACGGCTATAAACCTACTACTACAGCAACTCTTTCACAAGTTGTTCGCTGGACATCTGATGATGGTCAAGAAACATGGGTGCCACTATTTAGGGTGGAATTTGCTAAGGATTCTATCAACAAATAG
- a CDS encoding ORF6N domain-containing protein, translating to MNKKTENADIIVQNPLVNSSVEKMIQVIREKQVLLDRDLATLYGVETKALNQAVKRNQERFPERNCFMLKKEEIPESLKSQFVTLNESGNKRGLHIKKMPYAFTEQGVAMLASVLRSDTAIRVSLQIMDAFVEMRHTLMQNGGLVRRLSNLETTVLDQGAKIVDHDRKLDELFEVMDRSELQTKGLYYNNQMFDAYVFVCGLIRQAKKRIVLVDRYVDEKVLAMMLKRNKGVSVTIYTYDKSKVFEVDLATYNAQYIDCPIKILPSYGMHDRFLFIDDSAYHFGASLKDLGANTFFFSKEEFTLDEVLKKSEEKRHLLEHLATEPSRNT from the coding sequence ATGAACAAAAAGACCGAGAATGCAGATATCATCGTCCAGAATCCACTCGTCAATTCATCCGTGGAAAAGATGATTCAAGTTATCCGCGAGAAACAAGTTCTACTAGACCGTGATTTAGCAACGCTTTATGGGGTAGAAACAAAAGCGCTAAACCAAGCGGTTAAGCGAAATCAAGAACGTTTTCCTGAAAGAAACTGCTTTATGTTGAAAAAAGAAGAAATTCCCGAATCTTTAAAGTCACAATTTGTGACTTTAAACGAGAGTGGGAACAAACGAGGCTTACACATCAAAAAAATGCCCTACGCCTTTACAGAACAAGGAGTTGCAATGCTTGCATCAGTATTGCGTAGCGATACTGCCATTCGTGTATCCCTCCAAATCATGGACGCATTTGTCGAAATGCGACACACTCTGATGCAAAACGGAGGTTTGGTCCGTCGCCTATCCAATCTCGAGACAACAGTTTTAGACCAAGGCGCCAAAATCGTCGACCACGACCGTAAACTAGATGAACTCTTCGAGGTAATGGACAGAAGCGAACTCCAGACAAAAGGGCTATACTACAACAACCAGATGTTCGACGCCTATGTATTCGTTTGCGGATTGATCCGACAAGCAAAAAAGCGAATTGTCCTTGTAGACCGCTATGTAGACGAAAAAGTGCTCGCCATGATGCTCAAGCGCAATAAAGGAGTGTCGGTAACAATATACACCTACGACAAAAGCAAGGTATTCGAAGTTGATTTAGCAACATATAACGCTCAGTACATCGATTGTCCTATAAAAATACTGCCAAGTTACGGCATGCACGACCGATTTTTGTTTATTGACGACTCTGCTTATCATTTTGGCGCATCCCTGAAAGATTTAGGTGCAAACACATTCTTTTTCAGCAAAGAAGAATTCACATTAGACGAAGTACTGAAAAAATCTGAGGAAAAGCGACATCTACTAGAGCACTTAGCAACCGAACCGTCAAGGAATACTTGA
- a CDS encoding segregation and condensation protein A: protein MVDSEALEQEDYEVKIGSFNGPMDLLVYLVQKKEMTLDQIPIAEIADDFLKWVNEYSETDLSKAGDFLFMASRLMALKVQELLPAEERDPEMEEEYNEDREKLMKEMLEYQRFKQVASGLQEMEAKNFGTYSRGRLEKTQSDDDTLADANIWQLFRAYQKSLKTKISETIHHIELDYVTIQDRQQAINNFLNVHGRALFEDLLDNDSHPIVAAVTFMAMLEMIKTDDIVFRQSELFGPIWIYRKKNNPEYADEMAHETVFFSKDPEVKAGLVETIRSQAIARSKEKSVGDLAATMREAVLWTERGRNVTEEDLNAMLEGREDISEVQDNPFADMIAEADAAEGAQQAASAPVGDAQQAVAPGSAETAPIQDVAPANDNASAPVENTEAVPAQDAAQSATLESAKVSASEDEAPVLSKSSIPEFGANDDDDSEERAHTFEPVDELVEELEEENLDEDEIESGEAESVTEETTESSDDSSAESTFQGLNEQSVQQMSDEEFAAFMQKAQEFYNNASSAQSNNTQSAATSAQSTTSSTQAASTQAQTSATQPTSAASRSTSSYGSAEPEEDRYSSYSFGNEMTDEEYIAYLNRSARASRKEESKSAASTSSAAPEKSTSSEKPKKKSFMPEDEEGGMTDEEYQAYLAEHGDDDDDEEGPVVYGAGKD, encoded by the coding sequence ATGGTAGATTCCGAAGCGCTTGAACAAGAAGACTATGAGGTAAAAATCGGTTCATTTAACGGGCCGATGGATTTGCTCGTCTATCTCGTTCAAAAAAAGGAAATGACGCTAGACCAGATTCCCATTGCTGAAATCGCAGACGACTTTCTCAAGTGGGTGAACGAGTATTCCGAAACGGACCTTTCCAAGGCGGGCGACTTCTTGTTCATGGCAAGCCGCTTGATGGCGCTCAAGGTGCAGGAATTGCTCCCGGCCGAAGAACGCGATCCGGAGATGGAAGAGGAATACAACGAAGACCGCGAAAAGCTCATGAAGGAAATGTTGGAATACCAGCGTTTCAAGCAGGTAGCCAGTGGCCTCCAGGAAATGGAAGCGAAGAACTTCGGAACGTATTCCCGTGGGCGCCTCGAAAAGACGCAGAGTGACGACGACACACTCGCCGATGCAAACATCTGGCAACTTTTCCGCGCTTACCAAAAGAGCTTAAAGACAAAGATTTCCGAGACGATTCACCATATTGAATTGGACTACGTGACGATTCAGGACCGTCAGCAGGCCATCAACAACTTCTTGAATGTGCATGGACGTGCGCTTTTTGAAGACTTGCTCGACAACGATTCGCACCCGATTGTCGCAGCGGTAACGTTCATGGCAATGCTCGAAATGATCAAGACGGACGATATCGTTTTCCGTCAGAGTGAACTTTTCGGACCAATCTGGATTTACCGCAAGAAGAACAACCCCGAGTACGCCGACGAAATGGCGCACGAGACCGTGTTTTTCAGCAAGGATCCCGAAGTCAAGGCTGGGCTTGTGGAAACAATCCGCAGCCAGGCAATTGCACGTTCCAAGGAAAAGAGCGTGGGCGACCTTGCCGCTACGATGCGCGAAGCCGTGCTTTGGACGGAACGCGGCAGAAACGTCACCGAAGAAGACCTCAACGCGATGTTGGAAGGTCGCGAAGACATTTCCGAAGTGCAGGACAATCCGTTTGCCGACATGATTGCGGAAGCGGACGCCGCCGAAGGCGCACAGCAAGCTGCAAGCGCACCTGTTGGAGATGCACAACAGGCCGTAGCTCCGGGAAGTGCAGAAACTGCACCGATTCAAGATGTCGCACCTGCAAATGACAACGCTTCGGCCCCAGTCGAAAATACGGAAGCTGTTCCGGCGCAAGATGCCGCGCAGTCCGCAACTTTGGAAAGTGCAAAAGTATCCGCTAGCGAGGACGAAGCTCCGGTGCTTAGCAAGAGTTCAATTCCTGAATTCGGCGCTAACGACGATGACGATTCCGAAGAACGCGCCCACACATTCGAACCGGTAGATGAACTCGTCGAAGAACTTGAAGAAGAAAATCTTGATGAAGATGAAATTGAATCCGGTGAAGCAGAATCCGTAACGGAAGAAACCACCGAAAGTTCGGACGATTCCAGTGCAGAAAGCACATTCCAAGGTTTGAACGAGCAGTCTGTCCAGCAGATGAGCGATGAAGAGTTTGCCGCCTTTATGCAAAAGGCCCAAGAATTCTACAACAACGCAAGTTCCGCGCAGTCTAACAACACACAATCCGCCGCAACATCCGCGCAATCAACTACAAGCTCAACGCAGGCAGCATCAACGCAGGCACAAACAAGCGCCACGCAGCCAACCTCCGCGGCATCTCGCAGCACGTCCTCTTACGGTTCGGCCGAACCAGAAGAAGACCGTTATTCCTCTTACAGTTTCGGCAACGAAATGACGGACGAGGAATACATCGCCTATTTGAACCGCAGCGCCCGCGCAAGCCGCAAGGAAGAATCAAAGTCAGCGGCATCCACATCAAGCGCAGCTCCCGAGAAGTCCACATCATCCGAGAAGCCCAAGAAAAAGTCGTTCATGCCCGAAGATGAAGAAGGCGGAATGACGGACGAAGAATACCAAGCTTACCTCGCTGAACACGGCGACGACGACGATGACGAAGAAGGCCCCGTTGTCTACGGAGCCGGTAAAGATTAA
- a CDS encoding GNAT family N-acetyltransferase, with product MGIEFGALKREELSDAVELSFRAYEYYEYFLNFFPDLGLRHKVIRSVLYGTWRAIMRKSHFLTVKIDGKIVGLAVLEDPHYKRPSDLQFLLHGWWNVYFSAGIKRVNAWVNMDESAGKPCHDYQHGGENIWYCSSLTVDSPFQGKGVGTQLVAFMEEYIREHGGKQLTLFTNSEKNLAFYKNRKFEVFDKRDIAIRDGLKMKSWSVKKTL from the coding sequence ATGGGAATCGAATTTGGAGCGTTGAAACGTGAAGAGCTAAGCGATGCTGTGGAACTTTCGTTTCGGGCCTATGAATACTATGAGTATTTTTTAAATTTTTTCCCGGATTTGGGCTTGAGGCATAAGGTGATACGGTCCGTTTTGTACGGAACGTGGCGCGCGATTATGCGAAAGTCCCATTTCTTGACGGTTAAAATTGACGGAAAAATTGTAGGCTTGGCTGTGCTCGAAGATCCGCATTACAAGAGACCGTCGGATTTACAGTTCCTACTTCATGGCTGGTGGAATGTCTATTTTAGCGCAGGCATAAAACGTGTGAATGCTTGGGTTAATATGGATGAATCTGCCGGGAAACCTTGTCACGATTATCAGCATGGTGGCGAAAATATTTGGTATTGTAGTTCGCTGACGGTGGACTCGCCATTTCAAGGAAAGGGTGTTGGTACACAGCTTGTTGCCTTCATGGAAGAATACATTCGTGAACATGGAGGTAAGCAACTGACGTTGTTTACAAATTCAGAGAAAAATCTTGCGTTTTATAAGAATCGCAAATTTGAGGTTTTTGATAAACGCGATATCGCTATCCGTGATGGCTTGAAAATGAAAAGCTGGAGCGTGAAGAAAACGCTTTAG
- a CDS encoding TIGR02172 family protein, protein MSEEVEKINLDDYAATGEGATAISYTHKTRDTIAKLYHPGFEADCAKKDFLTSCTAFALGVPTPKPIRLVTDGERFGAEYELIRNKRSFSRIISEEPGRLQELSLIFAEMAKKLHSTKADTSKLVSTKEKFRRFYLEKAVVPDFYKQKALAFINTVPNTPTCLHGDLQISNVITDGKRTLWIDMGDFGYGDPGWDLGMLWSMTNRMDEQKADLVFHMNKEKLLAHWNIFFPAYLGTTDPQKIAEATKRILPFAAVKIPYMFYIAKHFTLPDEAYPYIAKLFG, encoded by the coding sequence ATGTCTGAAGAAGTTGAAAAGATCAATTTGGATGATTATGCAGCGACGGGTGAAGGCGCGACTGCAATCTCGTACACGCACAAGACACGCGATACGATTGCAAAACTTTATCATCCCGGATTCGAAGCGGACTGTGCTAAAAAGGATTTCTTGACTTCTTGCACTGCATTTGCTTTGGGTGTCCCGACTCCTAAGCCGATTCGTTTGGTAACAGATGGCGAACGCTTTGGTGCCGAATATGAACTTATCCGAAACAAACGTTCTTTTTCAAGAATCATTTCAGAAGAGCCGGGGCGACTGCAAGAACTTTCTTTGATATTTGCTGAAATGGCCAAGAAACTCCATTCGACGAAAGCGGATACGTCAAAACTTGTGTCAACAAAGGAAAAATTCCGTCGCTTTTATCTTGAAAAGGCTGTAGTTCCTGACTTTTACAAGCAAAAGGCCTTGGCTTTTATCAATACGGTTCCCAACACCCCGACTTGCCTTCATGGTGATTTGCAAATCAGCAATGTCATTACCGATGGAAAGCGAACACTTTGGATTGATATGGGCGATTTCGGCTATGGTGACCCTGGTTGGGATTTGGGAATGTTGTGGAGCATGACGAACAGAATGGATGAGCAAAAGGCGGATCTTGTTTTCCACATGAATAAAGAAAAACTTTTGGCTCATTGGAACATTTTCTTCCCTGCTTATTTGGGAACGACGGACCCGCAGAAAATCGCGGAAGCCACAAAACGAATTTTGCCGTTTGCAGCAGTCAAGATTCCTTATATGTTCTATATCGCAAAGCATTTCACTTTGCCGGATGAAGCCTACCCGTATATCGCCAAACTGTTTGGATAA
- a CDS encoding TIGR02172 family protein — protein MEYQNIDISTWTQVGEGGNGKTYVHPGHPDFLLKVNNPPRCDEATVKQERDAAQHVFDLGIPTPRMFDMVRVGDGYGQLVEIIKGKKSLSRICSDDPSRISEMAKLLASLGLQLHALPCNTDFFPSRKDLALKGIDASDFVADDDREKMRAFVQSIEDEKTCLHGDFQMGNLIISGDGKPYWIDLGWFSHGSPMFDIGHFFMTCQVYSQFPAAQEIFHMSQEQLKNFWNAFAEAYTGNKDISAFTALAGKFAPLDACIRSILMPTPEAYKKLFAGLVHSLVEKFY, from the coding sequence ATGGAATACCAGAATATTGATATTAGTACCTGGACGCAGGTGGGCGAGGGCGGTAACGGGAAAACTTATGTGCATCCCGGCCATCCTGATTTCCTCTTGAAAGTGAATAACCCGCCTCGTTGTGATGAGGCAACCGTAAAGCAAGAACGTGATGCGGCCCAGCATGTCTTTGATTTGGGAATCCCGACTCCTCGTATGTTCGATATGGTGCGCGTGGGGGATGGTTACGGTCAGCTTGTAGAAATCATTAAGGGGAAGAAATCGCTTTCGCGTATTTGCTCCGATGATCCGTCACGCATCAGTGAAATGGCTAAGTTGCTTGCTTCATTGGGCCTGCAACTGCACGCCTTGCCTTGCAATACGGACTTTTTCCCAAGCCGCAAGGATCTTGCCCTGAAGGGTATCGATGCGTCTGATTTTGTTGCAGATGATGATAGAGAAAAAATGCGGGCGTTTGTTCAGAGTATAGAAGACGAGAAAACCTGCTTGCATGGTGATTTCCAGATGGGCAACCTGATTATTTCTGGTGACGGTAAACCTTATTGGATTGATCTTGGCTGGTTTAGTCACGGTTCGCCAATGTTTGATATAGGGCATTTTTTCATGACTTGCCAAGTTTATTCTCAGTTCCCGGCAGCGCAGGAAATTTTCCACATGTCGCAGGAACAGTTGAAAAACTTCTGGAATGCGTTTGCTGAGGCCTACACGGGGAATAAGGACATTTCCGCCTTCACTGCTCTTGCTGGCAAGTTTGCTCCTTTGGATGCTTGTATCCGTTCAATCTTGATGCCGACTCCTGAAGCTTATAAGAAGTTGTTTGCAGGATTGGTTCATTCCCTGGTCGAAAAGTTTTATTAA
- a CDS encoding zinc metallopeptidase, translated as MMFDPLYMMILVVTLVLSGAVSLLVKKRFAAGQKVTISSGLTGADVAKAILMEAGITDVKILKHQGFLSDHYNPLNKTLNLSPEVYSGRNASAAGVAAHEVGHAIQHAEGYFPLWLRSAIVPAANIGSNLGPWLVIIGIMLMGMGKALGHSLAVVGVVLFALATLFTLVTVPVEFDASARAKKALARMEVVAAGREYNTVSGVLFAAGLTYVAAAISSILQLLYWAYRAGLLGGRNDD; from the coding sequence ATGATGTTCGATCCTTTATACATGATGATTCTCGTGGTGACGCTCGTGCTTTCGGGCGCCGTTTCCCTGTTGGTCAAGAAGCGCTTTGCCGCTGGCCAAAAAGTCACAATTTCTAGCGGCCTCACCGGAGCCGATGTCGCCAAGGCTATCCTTATGGAAGCGGGCATTACCGATGTGAAAATCCTCAAGCACCAGGGCTTTCTTTCGGATCATTACAATCCGCTGAACAAGACGCTTAACTTGTCGCCCGAAGTCTATTCCGGCCGCAATGCAAGTGCCGCAGGCGTTGCCGCTCACGAAGTCGGTCACGCTATCCAGCATGCTGAAGGCTACTTCCCGCTGTGGCTCCGTTCTGCCATTGTGCCTGCCGCCAACATCGGTTCTAATCTCGGACCATGGCTTGTGATTATCGGCATTATGCTTATGGGCATGGGCAAGGCTCTTGGACACTCTCTCGCGGTTGTAGGCGTGGTGCTCTTTGCGCTTGCGACACTCTTTACGCTCGTGACCGTGCCTGTGGAATTTGACGCTTCGGCACGTGCCAAGAAGGCTCTTGCCCGCATGGAAGTCGTTGCCGCAGGTCGCGAATACAATACCGTCTCTGGCGTGCTCTTTGCCGCAGGCCTCACGTATGTTGCCGCTGCAATTTCGTCTATTTTGCAGTTGCTCTACTGGGCATACCGCGCAGGACTCCTCGGCGGTCGTAACGACGATTAA